From the genome of Methylocystis echinoides:
ATCGTCCGAGACGCCTCCCAAATCGACGCGCCCAGAGCGGCGAATCTTGCGGATCTTCCGATGCCGTTCATCGATGTTCTGGCCTCTGTCGACGCGGTGGTGAGTAAGGAAGGGTACGGGACGCTGGCAGAGGCCGCGTGCAACGGCGTGCGCTTGCTTATGCTCACCCGCCAGGACTGGCCTGAGACGCCATTCTTTGTCGCATGGGCCAAGGAACACGTGCAATTTTCTGAACTGCCCTTGGACTGCGGCGTGGAAGAGTTTCGTCAGGCGCTCGAATTCCTTCTGTCGAGACCGCCTGCGCCGGCGGTGGAGCGGTCGGGAATAGCCGAAGCCGCCGATGTGATCGCAGCACTCATTTGCACTTGAAGCTTTCAGAAAGCAGGCCTCCAATGCGCCCAAGCGGCCCCCCTTGCCCGCCAAGGACACGATCGCGCTTCTTCGATGGGAGAATTTTGCTTCTGGAGTTTGAACCAATCGCCGAGCCGAGGGGCGCCTTGTTGCCGGTCGACTTTGAAGCGCTTCCGTTTTTCCCCAAACGCGCCTTTGTCGTCGACAGAGCGCCGCCGGGAACGACGCGAGCCGGCCATGCCCAGCGTCGCGGATACCAGCTGTTGCTACGCCTATCGGGACAAATCGCCGTCACCATGCGCCTCGGGGGGAGGACAGAAACCGTCGCCTTGCAATCGGATGGCCACGCCCTGCTCATCGAGGAGCCGGTGTGGAAGGAGACAACTTACCGCTCTACGGACGCCGTGCTTTTAGTTTTCTCGAGCGAGGTGTTCAGGCCCGAAGACCAGATTCGCGAAGAAAGCTGAGCTTTAGGCGCAGATCATCCCCAGCATGCACGCCCTCGGCGCGCGGGT
Proteins encoded in this window:
- a CDS encoding FdtA/QdtA family cupin domain-containing protein, which encodes MRPSGPPCPPRTRSRFFDGRILLLEFEPIAEPRGALLPVDFEALPFFPKRAFVVDRAPPGTTRAGHAQRRGYQLLLRLSGQIAVTMRLGGRTETVALQSDGHALLIEEPVWKETTYRSTDAVLLVFSSEVFRPEDQIREES